One window from the genome of Actinoplanes teichomyceticus ATCC 31121 encodes:
- a CDS encoding lipopolysaccharide biosynthesis protein: MSELQVDPAATAGLARRRAEPFGWVRAQLREPYVQLLASQVLTGAVALAANILMVRSLTPAHRGEVALLLQVVYLATQVLLLGTERSFVAGYHNVAPGPAVRAYARLLLVPAGIGLTGAIVYTVVAPYRHQPGAVIVAMLAWYTVVEAASLASRAIAIAAGRVRDFLLCRVLEAMLLLLTLTGLYATHRTHPEVWFLAYLFAGAVPTVACLAVWLRLPPDPAAVTPDRNRVVRREGLALFPAALSNMAMLRVDRLVIPALASTAALGLYTSVATMTELLSWPLRAYADSRLGRWRASHQAGGLRPGPIVLAAALYSLVVVPLVAGGLYLLIVPVFGHRYAAARVVVLPLVVAAGLYAVSRISLGLLIAKGHGALVSAAEITGFVVSFTVYLLLIPRLGILGAAYGSLAGYGTCLVFALVTSRVASTRRDPGRAGRGREP, from the coding sequence GTGAGTGAGCTGCAGGTGGACCCGGCGGCCACCGCGGGGCTCGCGCGGCGCCGGGCCGAACCGTTCGGGTGGGTCCGCGCCCAGCTGCGCGAGCCGTACGTCCAGCTGCTCGCCTCGCAGGTGCTCACCGGCGCGGTCGCGCTGGCCGCGAACATCCTGATGGTCCGCTCGCTGACCCCCGCCCACCGGGGCGAGGTGGCGCTGCTGCTGCAGGTGGTCTACCTGGCCACCCAGGTGCTGCTGCTGGGCACCGAGCGCAGCTTCGTGGCCGGCTACCACAACGTGGCGCCCGGGCCGGCGGTCCGCGCGTACGCGCGGCTGCTGCTCGTCCCGGCCGGGATCGGGCTGACCGGGGCGATCGTCTACACCGTGGTCGCGCCGTACCGGCACCAGCCGGGCGCGGTCATCGTGGCCATGCTGGCCTGGTACACCGTGGTGGAGGCGGCGTCGCTGGCCAGCCGCGCGATCGCGATCGCGGCCGGCCGGGTGCGCGACTTCCTGCTCTGCCGGGTGCTCGAGGCGATGCTGTTGCTGCTCACGCTGACCGGCCTGTACGCCACCCACCGCACCCACCCGGAAGTGTGGTTCCTGGCCTACCTGTTCGCCGGGGCCGTGCCCACCGTCGCCTGCCTGGCCGTCTGGCTGCGGCTGCCGCCGGACCCGGCCGCGGTCACCCCGGACCGCAACCGGGTGGTCCGCCGGGAGGGGCTGGCGCTGTTCCCGGCCGCGCTCTCCAACATGGCCATGCTGCGGGTGGACCGGCTGGTCATCCCGGCGCTCGCCTCCACCGCCGCGCTCGGCCTCTACACCAGCGTCGCCACCATGACGGAGCTGCTGTCCTGGCCGCTGCGTGCCTACGCCGACTCCCGCCTGGGCCGGTGGCGTGCCTCGCACCAGGCGGGTGGCCTGCGGCCCGGCCCGATCGTGCTGGCCGCCGCGCTGTACTCGCTGGTGGTGGTCCCGCTGGTGGCCGGCGGCCTGTACCTGCTGATCGTGCCGGTCTTCGGCCACCGGTACGCCGCGGCCCGGGTGGTGGTGCTGCCGCTGGTGGTGGCCGCCGGCCTGTACGCGGTGTCGCGGATCAGCCTCGGCCTGCTGATCGCCAAGGGGCACGGCGCGCTGGTGTCGGCCGCCGAGATCACCGGGTTCGTGGTGAGCTTCACGGTCTACCTGCTGCTCATTCCGCGCCTGGGCATCCTCGGGGCGGCCTACGGCTCGCTCGCCGGGTACGGCACGTGCCTGGTGTTCGCGCTGGTCACCAGCCGGGTGGCGAGCACCCGGCGCGACCCGGGCCGCGCCGGGCGGGGGCGAGAGCCGTGA
- a CDS encoding O-antigen ligase family protein: MTVRHRPRILLAPGLLLVLTAIGGRFTLDRAGFADLAWLDLRVIGLVAALAGLVVDLTRRSRPGPGARREGWLVATVLFVLFQIASALWAPPASRTGPQALGLVLLAALTLAFYHWTLGDPDRAIRFTFRLFFLAAIVFALAAILVDGPGEQGRYSAFGGGPNVFVRIQILGVISAIALARYSRRVLPLLVTPLFLLAAVLSGSRAGLLAGGVVGLAALGRVRGRLRPGPVIAAGALLGAAAAVVWLAAPPAFTDLFRERFVEQTVHERYLSDRTGIWAAAVRLAVEHPVAGAGLDGFYGLVGVNRMVEYPHNYVLAVAAEGGLIGLGLLACAVILWAGTVRGGGARPQSTGLAVSAAVFVALSSLFSGDYYDARLAWTFAAMAAAAAVARARPANAAEPARERQAVGR; this comes from the coding sequence GTGACCGTACGACATCGCCCGCGGATCCTGCTCGCCCCCGGCCTGCTGCTCGTGCTCACCGCGATCGGCGGCCGGTTCACCCTGGACCGGGCCGGTTTCGCCGATCTGGCCTGGCTGGACCTGCGGGTGATCGGCCTGGTGGCGGCGCTGGCCGGGCTGGTCGTCGACCTGACCCGCCGGTCGCGGCCGGGCCCGGGGGCGCGGCGCGAGGGCTGGCTGGTGGCCACCGTGCTCTTCGTGCTGTTCCAGATCGCCTCGGCGCTGTGGGCGCCACCGGCCTCCCGGACCGGCCCGCAGGCTCTGGGCCTGGTCCTGCTCGCCGCCCTGACGCTGGCGTTCTACCACTGGACACTGGGTGACCCGGACCGGGCGATCCGCTTCACCTTCCGGCTGTTCTTCCTCGCCGCGATCGTGTTCGCGCTCGCCGCGATCCTCGTCGACGGTCCCGGCGAGCAGGGGCGGTACTCCGCGTTCGGGGGCGGCCCGAACGTCTTCGTACGGATCCAGATCCTCGGGGTGATCAGCGCCATCGCGCTGGCCCGGTACTCACGCCGGGTGCTGCCGCTGCTGGTCACACCGCTGTTCCTGCTGGCCGCGGTGCTGTCCGGGTCACGGGCCGGGCTGCTCGCCGGTGGTGTGGTGGGCCTGGCCGCGCTCGGGCGGGTCCGCGGCCGTCTGCGGCCGGGGCCGGTGATCGCCGCCGGGGCCCTCCTGGGCGCCGCCGCGGCCGTGGTCTGGCTCGCGGCGCCGCCGGCGTTCACCGACCTGTTCCGGGAGCGGTTCGTCGAGCAGACCGTGCACGAGCGGTACCTGTCCGACCGCACCGGCATCTGGGCGGCGGCCGTGCGGCTGGCGGTCGAGCACCCGGTCGCCGGCGCCGGGCTGGACGGCTTCTACGGCCTGGTCGGGGTGAACCGGATGGTCGAGTACCCGCACAACTACGTGCTCGCCGTCGCCGCCGAGGGTGGACTGATCGGCCTCGGCCTGCTCGCCTGCGCGGTCATACTGTGGGCCGGGACCGTCCGCGGTGGCGGTGCCCGCCCACAGTCGACCGGGCTCGCCGTGTCGGCGGCCGTCTTCGTGGCGCTGAGCAGCCTCTTCTCCGGGGACTACTACGACGCCCGGCTCGCGTGGACGTTCGCCGCGATGGCCGCCGCGGCCGCGGTGGCCCGGGCCCGGCCGGCGAACGCCGCCGAGCCCGCCCGCGAGCGACAGGCGGTAGGACGATGA
- a CDS encoding GNAT family N-acetyltransferase, with translation MTASLLDPSAREWKETLQHVQHDLYHVPDYVVLDARLYGGTPAAFHYRADGRRLLIPLIVREIAGSPWRDALSPYGYPGPVSDAAPGDEAFWGRACAALARTLRQAGVISVFVRMHPLLDAPSPVLSRAGALVRHGETVSMDLTVSVEQMWRQTRGDHRNHINRARRAGTRVVFDDWSRLAEWVEVYHDNMRRVGAADYYFFTYEHLSALHDAVGEHMHLAVALEGDEVVGGNTFFEYDGIATGYVSSTRRARGRYADELLYDSVRRWCKQRGAEVFHLGGGKGGRPDSLFSYKAGFSPGRHPFHTWRVVTDRPAYDSLVRARRPDADPADLTGTFPSYR, from the coding sequence ATGACGGCATCGCTGCTGGACCCGTCGGCCCGGGAGTGGAAGGAGACGTTGCAGCACGTCCAGCACGACCTGTACCACGTGCCGGACTACGTCGTCCTGGACGCCCGGCTGTACGGCGGGACGCCGGCCGCCTTCCACTACCGGGCCGACGGGCGGCGGCTGCTGATCCCGCTGATCGTCCGGGAGATAGCCGGCTCGCCGTGGCGTGACGCGCTGTCGCCGTACGGATATCCCGGCCCGGTCAGCGATGCCGCGCCCGGCGACGAGGCGTTCTGGGGCCGGGCCTGCGCCGCGCTGGCGCGCACCCTGCGGCAGGCCGGGGTGATCTCGGTGTTCGTCCGGATGCACCCGCTGCTCGACGCCCCGTCGCCGGTGCTGAGCCGGGCCGGCGCCCTGGTCCGGCACGGTGAGACGGTCTCCATGGACCTGACCGTCAGCGTCGAGCAGATGTGGCGGCAGACCCGCGGCGACCACCGCAACCACATCAACCGGGCGCGCCGCGCCGGCACCCGGGTGGTCTTCGACGACTGGAGCCGGCTCGCCGAATGGGTCGAGGTCTACCACGACAACATGCGCCGGGTCGGCGCCGCCGACTACTACTTCTTCACCTACGAGCACCTGTCCGCGCTGCACGACGCGGTCGGCGAGCACATGCACCTGGCCGTCGCGCTGGAGGGTGACGAGGTGGTCGGCGGCAACACCTTCTTCGAGTACGACGGGATCGCCACCGGCTACGTCTCGTCCACCCGCCGCGCCCGTGGCCGGTACGCCGACGAGTTGCTCTACGACTCGGTGCGGCGCTGGTGCAAACAGCGCGGCGCCGAGGTGTTCCACCTGGGCGGCGGCAAGGGCGGGCGGCCCGACTCGCTCTTCTCCTACAAGGCCGGGTTCTCGCCGGGTCGCCACCCGTTCCACACCTGGCGGGTGGTCACCGACCGGCCGGCGTACGACAGCCTGGTCCGCGCCCGCCGCCCGGACGCCGACCCGGCGGACCTGACCGGCACCTTCCCGTCCTACCGTTAG
- a CDS encoding FAD-dependent monooxygenase, giving the protein MRITCVGGGPAGLYFAVLAKLADPRHRITVLERDPAGVTYGWGVVFWDDLLDDLFRHDPVSAARIVDAACGWDEYEVRATGKPVTHLGGYGFSLGRHRLLEILGERARQLGVEVRYEAELADPAALPPADLVVACDGAGSRIRDFRARHFGTRIETGRNKYIWLGTPHVFRTFTFGFERTEAGWIWFHAYPFTDRASTFIAECPPETWTGLGLDRLDPADGCARLREIFSAHLDGRPLDHAGRGWRNFRRITAERWDHGNVVLMGDAAHTTHFAIGSGTKLAMQDAMALADAIAGGIADGTALSAALERYEHRRRVALAPLQRAARASSAWFERMPEYADLPARRFSYALSNRRGEYPAWRYLLHMSTQGTAGRTMLRWTLSARRWHRARRRPAGRLSAALS; this is encoded by the coding sequence ATGCGAATCACCTGCGTCGGCGGCGGACCCGCCGGCCTGTACTTCGCGGTGCTGGCGAAACTGGCCGACCCGCGGCACCGGATCACCGTGCTGGAGCGCGACCCGGCCGGGGTCACCTACGGCTGGGGCGTGGTCTTCTGGGACGACCTGCTCGACGACCTGTTCCGCCACGACCCGGTCAGCGCCGCCCGGATCGTCGACGCCGCCTGCGGGTGGGACGAGTACGAGGTGCGCGCGACCGGCAAACCGGTCACCCACCTCGGCGGCTACGGGTTCAGCCTGGGCCGGCACCGGCTGCTGGAGATCCTCGGCGAGCGGGCCCGGCAGCTGGGCGTCGAGGTGCGGTACGAGGCCGAGCTGGCCGACCCGGCCGCGCTGCCTCCGGCCGACCTGGTGGTGGCCTGCGACGGCGCGGGCAGCCGGATCCGGGACTTCCGCGCGCGGCACTTCGGGACGCGGATCGAGACCGGCCGCAACAAGTACATCTGGCTGGGCACGCCACACGTCTTCCGCACCTTCACGTTCGGTTTCGAACGCACCGAGGCCGGCTGGATCTGGTTCCACGCCTACCCGTTCACCGACCGGGCCAGCACGTTCATCGCGGAATGTCCCCCGGAGACCTGGACCGGGCTGGGTCTGGACCGGTTGGACCCGGCGGACGGCTGCGCGCGGCTGCGGGAGATCTTCTCCGCCCACCTGGACGGCCGGCCGCTGGATCATGCCGGGCGGGGGTGGCGGAACTTCCGGCGGATCACCGCCGAGCGCTGGGACCACGGCAACGTGGTGCTGATGGGCGACGCCGCGCACACCACCCACTTCGCCATCGGGTCGGGCACCAAGCTGGCGATGCAGGACGCGATGGCGCTGGCCGACGCCATCGCCGGCGGGATCGCCGACGGTACGGCGCTGAGCGCCGCGCTGGAGCGCTACGAACACCGGCGCAGGGTGGCGCTCGCCCCGCTGCAGCGCGCGGCGCGCGCCAGCAGCGCCTGGTTCGAGCGGATGCCCGAGTACGCGGACCTGCCGGCCAGGCGGTTCTCCTACGCCCTGTCGAACCGGCGCGGCGAGTATCCGGCGTGGCGGTACCTGCTGCACATGTCCACGCAGGGCACCGCCGGGCGCACGATGCTGCGCTGGACGCTGAGCGCCCGGCGCTGGCACCGGGCCCGTCGGCGGCCGGCCGGGCGGCTGTCCGCGGCGCTGTCCTGA
- a CDS encoding GGDEF domain-containing protein has protein sequence MVQRRRPAAVAATLLVALHLLTVRVLPLPPLVAGRISQLALTGIGLFVAVVWGRAAIRARGRMRAGLAMWSLAAAGWALGEVTWLAGGWHSGYAPIGTAGNAGFAVTMVATPLAAVLLVGRPSASLRTLFDALMIGTSLLFVVWALVLGPRQRTGDAHLGTVVYALVDVVILSLVLLLLAGGGAALRAPLEIAAVGIVVMFAADTVYAYQSVAGTYRFGSLPDLLWLTAFAIIAVAAPHRAELRGVTRLGESGRPRAYLPYVPFLLAFVTGLALLATHRQLDRMLTALSMTLTGLVVFRQMLILGDNRSLTRQLSALVEDLRFRAEHDPLTGLANRARFEESAERALEPAADRPVALLLLDLDGFKPVNDTYGHEAGDRVLVEVARRLRRAAGPDDVVARLGGDEFAVLTAGDPGPLAERVLGSFTAPFELGEAQARIGASVGVAGCRPGEHGVGQLVRDADVAMYEAKRGGRNSVA, from the coding sequence ATGGTGCAGAGGCGACGACCGGCGGCGGTGGCGGCCACCCTGCTCGTCGCCCTCCACCTGCTCACCGTCCGGGTGCTGCCGCTGCCGCCGCTGGTGGCGGGGCGGATCAGCCAGCTCGCCCTGACCGGGATCGGGCTGTTCGTCGCGGTGGTCTGGGGTCGCGCCGCGATCCGGGCGCGGGGCCGGATGCGCGCCGGTCTCGCCATGTGGAGCCTGGCCGCCGCGGGTTGGGCGCTGGGCGAGGTGACCTGGCTGGCCGGCGGCTGGCACAGCGGTTACGCGCCGATCGGCACGGCCGGCAACGCCGGTTTCGCCGTCACCATGGTCGCCACGCCGCTGGCCGCGGTGCTGCTGGTGGGCCGCCCGTCGGCGAGCCTGCGCACACTCTTCGACGCGCTGATGATCGGGACGTCGCTGTTGTTCGTGGTGTGGGCGCTGGTCCTGGGCCCGCGCCAGCGGACCGGTGACGCGCATCTGGGCACGGTGGTCTACGCCCTCGTCGACGTGGTCATCCTCAGCCTGGTGCTCCTGCTGCTGGCCGGCGGCGGCGCGGCGCTGCGCGCACCGCTGGAGATCGCCGCGGTCGGCATCGTGGTGATGTTCGCCGCCGACACGGTCTACGCCTACCAGTCGGTGGCCGGGACGTACCGGTTCGGCTCGCTGCCCGACCTGCTCTGGCTGACCGCGTTCGCGATCATCGCGGTCGCCGCGCCGCACCGGGCCGAACTGCGGGGCGTCACCCGGCTCGGCGAGAGTGGGCGGCCGCGGGCGTACCTGCCGTACGTGCCCTTCCTGCTGGCCTTCGTCACCGGGCTGGCGCTGCTGGCCACCCACCGGCAGCTCGACCGGATGCTGACCGCGCTGAGCATGACGCTGACCGGGCTGGTGGTGTTCCGCCAGATGCTCATCCTCGGCGACAACCGCTCGCTGACCCGGCAGCTCTCCGCGCTCGTCGAGGACCTGCGGTTCCGGGCCGAGCACGACCCGCTGACCGGGCTCGCCAACCGCGCCCGGTTCGAGGAGAGCGCCGAACGGGCGCTGGAGCCGGCCGCGGACCGGCCGGTCGCGTTGCTGCTGCTGGACCTGGACGGGTTCAAACCGGTCAACGACACGTACGGGCACGAGGCCGGGGACCGGGTCCTGGTCGAGGTGGCCCGGCGGCTGCGGCGCGCGGCCGGGCCGGACGACGTGGTGGCCCGGCTCGGCGGCGACGAGTTCGCGGTGCTCACCGCCGGCGACCCGGGGCCGCTGGCCGAGCGGGTGCTGGGCTCGTTCACGGCGCCGTTCGAGCTGGGCGAGGCCCAGGCGCGGATCGGCGCCAGTGTCGGCGTGGCCGGATGCCGGCCCGGCGAGCACGGTGTCGGGCAGCTGGTGCGGGACGCGGACGTGGCAATGTACGAGGCGAAACGCGGCGGCCGCAACAGCGTGGCCTGA
- a CDS encoding intradiol ring-cleavage dioxygenase: MRDNDAYVREVHDKGLQFDLPAMSRRRMLTVAGGVGAAVIGGTLAGAGGADAATTAACPAEVESETAGPYPADGSNGPDVRVQSGIVRSDIRSSFGTSTTTAPGVPLQFSLTVQNLSCTRVAGAAVYAWHCDRAGRYSLYSSGVTNENYLRGIQVTNSAGVATFTSIYPGCYAGRWPHIHFEVYSSLAAATSGSGPIRKTSQIALPKNVSQTVYASATGYSASVTNLRRITLATDMVFGDDLAAREMATVTGSVSAGYVANLTISVNL; this comes from the coding sequence ATGCGAGACAACGACGCCTACGTGCGCGAGGTGCACGACAAGGGGTTGCAGTTCGACCTGCCGGCGATGTCCCGGCGCCGGATGCTGACCGTCGCCGGCGGTGTCGGCGCCGCGGTGATCGGCGGCACGCTGGCCGGCGCGGGCGGAGCCGACGCCGCGACCACCGCCGCCTGCCCGGCCGAGGTGGAGTCGGAGACGGCCGGGCCCTACCCGGCGGACGGCTCCAACGGCCCGGACGTACGCGTGCAGTCCGGCATCGTGCGCAGCGACATCCGCTCCAGCTTCGGCACCTCGACGACCACCGCGCCGGGCGTGCCGCTGCAGTTCTCCCTGACCGTGCAGAACCTGAGCTGCACCCGGGTCGCCGGCGCCGCGGTCTATGCCTGGCACTGCGACCGGGCCGGGCGGTACTCGTTGTACTCCTCCGGGGTGACCAACGAGAACTACCTGCGTGGCATCCAGGTCACCAACTCGGCCGGCGTGGCCACCTTCACCAGCATCTACCCGGGCTGTTACGCCGGCCGGTGGCCGCACATCCACTTCGAGGTCTACTCGTCGCTGGCCGCCGCCACCAGCGGTTCCGGGCCGATCCGCAAGACCTCGCAGATCGCGCTGCCCAAGAACGTGTCGCAGACGGTGTACGCCAGCGCCACCGGGTACTCCGCGAGCGTGACCAACCTGCGCCGGATCACCCTGGCCACCGACATGGTGTTCGGTGACGACCTGGCGGCCCGGGAGATGGCCACCGTCACCGGTTCGGTCTCCGCGGGGTACGTCGCCAACCTGACCATCTCCGTCAATCTGTGA